One segment of Oscillospiraceae bacterium MB08-C2-2 DNA contains the following:
- a CDS encoding sugar ABC transporter ATP-binding protein — translation MQNDIVLSAQKICKAFPGVRALHNVDFTLRQGEIHALMGENGAGKSTLIKVLTGVYQKDAGQVNLAGIDREITVKSPQDAQNMGISTVYQEITLCPNLTVAENIFIGRGKYSFVNWKDMEKKAGTILQNLGIPARPKQQLASCSLAVQQMVAIARAVDMECKVLILDEPTSSLDEQEVGMLFNLMRDLKARGVGIVFVTHFLEQVYAVCDRITVLRDGELVGEYEIKDLPQVDLVAKMMGKELDDLSGLKKTQAAPDESSTSIYEATQLSSEACAKPFDFRISKGEVNGFTGLLGSGRSESVRAIFGADPVTGGKVLMDGKPVTISSPIDAMKNGIGYLPEDRKHDGIISDLSVRQNIILALQVMKGFFRPISKAKAEDFAEEYIKLLGIKTASADTPIKSLSGGNQQKAILARWLLTNPRYLILDEPTRGIDVGTKAEIQKLVLRLAEEGVSVTFISSEIEEMLRTCSRLIVMRDRSIVGELRGSEITQDTIMHTIAGELRENEITQDTIMHAVARGK, via the coding sequence ATGCAAAACGATATTGTCTTGTCTGCACAAAAGATATGCAAAGCCTTTCCCGGTGTAAGAGCCCTACATAATGTGGATTTTACTCTGCGCCAGGGTGAAATCCACGCACTGATGGGAGAGAACGGAGCTGGCAAATCAACTCTGATTAAGGTGTTAACCGGCGTTTATCAAAAGGATGCGGGGCAGGTTAATCTAGCGGGGATAGACAGAGAAATTACAGTAAAATCACCCCAAGATGCTCAAAACATGGGGATCAGCACCGTCTATCAGGAAATAACGCTGTGCCCCAACCTTACTGTGGCCGAAAACATATTCATCGGGCGTGGGAAATACAGCTTTGTGAACTGGAAGGATATGGAGAAGAAGGCCGGGACGATTCTTCAGAACCTTGGAATCCCGGCCAGGCCAAAGCAGCAGCTTGCCAGCTGCTCGCTGGCTGTGCAGCAAATGGTGGCTATTGCCCGCGCCGTGGATATGGAGTGCAAGGTTCTCATTCTGGATGAACCAACCTCTTCACTGGATGAGCAAGAGGTTGGGATGCTCTTCAACCTGATGCGCGATTTAAAAGCCCGCGGCGTGGGTATTGTCTTTGTCACACATTTTCTGGAGCAGGTATATGCCGTTTGCGACAGGATCACAGTCCTGCGAGATGGTGAGCTTGTGGGAGAATATGAAATCAAGGATCTGCCTCAGGTGGATCTGGTTGCAAAAATGATGGGCAAAGAACTGGACGATCTATCCGGGCTGAAAAAAACGCAGGCAGCGCCCGATGAAAGCAGCACTTCTATTTATGAGGCCACCCAGCTTTCCAGTGAGGCATGCGCAAAGCCCTTTGACTTTCGAATCAGCAAGGGGGAGGTCAACGGCTTTACCGGTCTGCTTGGGTCTGGGCGCAGTGAAAGCGTGCGTGCAATTTTTGGTGCAGATCCGGTTACCGGAGGCAAGGTTTTAATGGATGGAAAACCTGTCACCATATCTTCGCCCATTGATGCCATGAAAAATGGCATTGGATATCTGCCCGAGGACCGTAAACACGATGGAATTATCTCTGATCTGTCGGTGCGGCAAAATATTATTCTTGCACTGCAGGTTATGAAGGGGTTTTTCCGGCCAATCTCAAAAGCCAAGGCAGAGGATTTCGCCGAGGAATACATTAAATTGCTAGGGATTAAAACAGCTTCGGCGGATACACCCATCAAGTCTCTTTCCGGCGGGAACCAGCAAAAAGCCATTCTGGCACGCTGGCTGCTCACCAATCCCAGATATTTGATATTGGATGAGCCTACCCGTGGCATCGATGTTGGAACCAAGGCTGAAATTCAAAAGCTTGTGCTGCGTCTTGCCGAGGAGGGTGTAAGCGTTACGTTTATTTCATCCGAAATCGAAGAGATGCTCCGCACCTGTTCCCGGCTCATTGTTATGCGTGACCGCAGTATTGTGGGGGAACTCAGAGGCAGCGAGATTACGCAGGATACCATCATGCACACCATTGCCGGAGAGCTCAGGGAAAACGAGATCACGCAGGATACTATCATGCACGCTGTTGCAAGGGGGAAATAA
- a CDS encoding ABC transporter permease: protein MRRGIYRSTAFKNEYSQLIIPLIALALLVLFNLLRDPGFFSVGLTTNNQGNTVLAGNLISILNGASELAILAMGMTLVTAACGGQDISVGAAAAIAGSVFIKVLRTSAITPGTVLLAFLACCAVAIIFGAFNGTLVAVFGIQPMIATLILYTAGRSIAYWINGGATPTVSSPLINSLGGFIPGIPIPTPIFIVILCGIIFALLFKFSCLGLYTQAVGINQQAARLNGINTIGIKLLSFVILGVCVAVAGCISVSRLGLINHETLLIEIEMDAILAVAIGGNALSGGKFKMAGSVLGAYAIQALTTTLYAMKVSSTAIKAYKAVVIILIVVIGSPVVKRIADRLWTNLSNQIRRTKAPAIMGGNQQ, encoded by the coding sequence ATGCGTAGGGGCATATATCGATCAACCGCCTTCAAAAATGAATATTCTCAACTAATTATTCCGCTTATAGCCCTCGCCCTGCTTGTTCTATTTAATCTGCTCAGGGACCCCGGTTTCTTTTCGGTGGGGCTTACCACAAACAATCAGGGGAATACCGTTCTGGCGGGTAACCTGATCAGTATTCTCAACGGAGCCTCTGAACTTGCAATTCTCGCTATGGGGATGACACTGGTAACCGCAGCATGTGGCGGCCAGGATATCAGTGTAGGTGCGGCGGCAGCGATAGCAGGCAGTGTGTTCATCAAGGTTCTGCGCACCAGTGCGATCACACCCGGGACTGTATTGCTTGCCTTTTTGGCGTGCTGCGCCGTTGCGATCATCTTTGGCGCCTTTAACGGAACATTGGTTGCTGTATTTGGTATCCAGCCGATGATTGCCACACTGATCCTGTATACAGCGGGCCGCTCCATTGCCTACTGGATCAACGGCGGTGCCACACCCACCGTTTCCAGCCCGCTGATCAACTCTCTGGGGGGCTTTATTCCGGGGATCCCTATCCCCACTCCGATTTTTATCGTTATATTGTGTGGGATCATTTTTGCCTTGTTGTTTAAGTTCTCATGCCTCGGTCTTTATACACAGGCGGTTGGAATCAATCAACAGGCGGCCCGCCTTAATGGGATCAACACCATCGGCATAAAGCTGCTTTCCTTTGTTATTTTGGGTGTATGTGTCGCTGTTGCGGGTTGTATCAGCGTTAGCAGGCTGGGGCTGATCAACCATGAAACACTGCTCATAGAAATTGAAATGGATGCAATTTTGGCTGTAGCCATCGGAGGAAATGCTCTAAGTGGCGGCAAATTCAAAATGGCCGGATCGGTGCTGGGTGCTTATGCCATTCAGGCGCTGACCACAACACTATACGCCATGAAGGTATCCTCCACAGCAATCAAGGCATATAAGGCGGTTGTGATCATACTGATTGTAGTAATCGGCTCGCCGGTTGTAAAGCGTATTGCTGACCGGCTCTGGACCAATCTATCAAACCAGATCCGCCGTACAAAAGCGCCTGCCATCATGGGAGGAAATCAGCAATGA
- a CDS encoding sugar ABC transporter permease YjfF (membrane component of a putative sugar ABC transporter system), with amino-acid sequence MITNGNTPSVVKERSNREPLTSTQLLLTITVCIFFGMYILAMTVWGGGFLRAQQLFDIFNNNASLIIIACGLTIVMIAGGIDISVGGITALVVMSCVVHLDDGGGSILSASLLALGIGLAFGLIQGYLISYLEIQPFIVTLAGMFFARGMTTIVSLEPRTAQNQSFLALKDARIEIPWLGHTAKNGALIPAKIELGVIIALAVVVLIFVVLKWSRFGRNLYAVGGSQQSALMLGINVRRTKLFSYLLCGLLAGIGGFVFLMHTGAGNATNAAGGEMNAIASSIIGGTLLTGGVGNVIGTLFGVLTLTTIKSIVVASGLRDPWWQSITTGAMLCFFILLQSLVLSNRGKRGFKPALPKWLRLNNLKQ; translated from the coding sequence ATGATCACAAATGGAAATACACCAAGCGTGGTAAAGGAACGTTCCAATAGAGAGCCTCTTACAAGCACCCAGTTGCTGCTGACCATAACGGTTTGTATCTTTTTCGGAATGTACATACTGGCCATGACAGTTTGGGGCGGAGGCTTTCTGCGGGCACAACAGCTCTTTGATATATTCAACAACAACGCTTCACTCATCATTATTGCTTGCGGCCTGACCATTGTAATGATTGCGGGTGGCATTGATATTTCTGTAGGCGGAATTACCGCATTGGTGGTCATGTCCTGCGTTGTCCATCTGGATGATGGGGGCGGAAGCATTTTGAGCGCTTCGCTGCTTGCATTGGGGATTGGGCTGGCCTTTGGGCTTATTCAGGGATATCTGATATCCTATCTGGAGATTCAGCCATTTATCGTCACGTTGGCAGGCATGTTCTTTGCGAGAGGGATGACAACCATTGTCAGCCTTGAGCCCCGCACCGCCCAGAATCAAAGCTTTCTGGCACTCAAGGATGCCCGGATAGAAATTCCGTGGCTGGGGCACACAGCGAAGAATGGAGCCTTGATTCCCGCAAAGATAGAGCTGGGTGTAATCATTGCGCTGGCAGTTGTGGTGCTTATTTTTGTAGTTCTGAAATGGTCCAGATTTGGGCGTAATCTTTATGCCGTGGGCGGCAGTCAGCAAAGCGCCTTGATGCTTGGCATTAACGTAAGGCGTACAAAGCTGTTTTCTTATCTTCTCTGCGGATTGCTGGCGGGAATCGGCGGCTTTGTCTTTCTGATGCACACCGGCGCAGGCAACGCCACCAATGCAGCCGGAGGCGAAATGAATGCCATCGCCTCATCCATCATCGGAGGAACCCTGCTCACCGGAGGCGTTGGAAATGTAATCGGTACACTGTTTGGTGTACTCACCTTAACAACCATTAAATCCATCGTTGTTGCTTCCGGTCTGAGAGATCCGTGGTGGCAGAGCATCACCACCGGAGCAATGCTCTGCTTTTTCATTCTGCTGCAAAGCCTAGTCCTCTCAAACCGCGGCAAGCGCGGTTTCAAACCGGCACTTCCCAAGTGGCTGCGGCTGAATAACTTAAAACAATAA
- a CDS encoding FGGY-family carbohydrate kinase, which produces MNQHELKLMIEAGDTSLGIELGSTRIKAVLIGANCKPLASSFHEWENQLDNGIWTYPMSAVWAGLQDVYQKLADTVRAEYGVCLRKIGSIGISAMMHGYLPFNAEGEQLAPFRTWRNTMTEKASKELTKRFRFNIPQRWSIAHLYHAMLEKEPHVEEIAFLTTLAGYVHWKLTGEKILGVGEASGMFPIDSTSNDFSGDMIDCFDGMAQKLGIHWKLRDILPKVCSAGESAGHLTEEGARLLDPSGRLESEIPCCPPEGDAGTGMVATNAVAQRTGNVSAGTSIFAMIVLEKPLAKVYEEIDMVTTPTGKPVGMVHCNNCTSDFDAWVRLFGQVLTAMGFSFQKSALYDAIYAEALKGEPDGGGLLSYNYYSGEPITGFEEGRPLLVRTPNSAFSLANLAKTLLYSTMATLRIGMNILTVEEAVAVDVLQGHGGLFKTPAVGQSLMAGALNIPISVMETAGEGGAWGIALLADYMRRKQKEETLEEYLSAHVFSQAACVTAAPKKSDIDGFADYLTRYKDGLAIERAAVTHLK; this is translated from the coding sequence ATGAACCAACACGAACTGAAACTCATGATTGAAGCGGGCGATACCTCCTTGGGTATCGAACTGGGTTCCACTCGCATCAAGGCTGTGCTCATTGGGGCAAATTGCAAGCCCCTTGCCAGCAGCTTCCACGAATGGGAAAACCAGCTGGATAACGGCATCTGGACCTATCCCATGAGCGCAGTCTGGGCGGGCTTGCAGGACGTTTACCAGAAGCTCGCTGATACTGTCAGAGCTGAATATGGTGTATGTTTAAGGAAAATCGGCTCCATCGGCATATCCGCCATGATGCACGGATACCTGCCCTTTAACGCTGAGGGGGAGCAGCTTGCTCCTTTCCGCACTTGGCGAAACACCATGACAGAAAAAGCATCAAAGGAGCTCACCAAGCGATTTCGCTTCAACATCCCCCAAAGGTGGAGCATCGCACATCTCTACCACGCTATGCTGGAGAAAGAGCCTCATGTGGAGGAGATTGCTTTTCTAACCACGCTGGCAGGCTATGTGCACTGGAAACTGACCGGCGAAAAAATCTTGGGTGTTGGTGAAGCCTCGGGCATGTTCCCCATCGACAGCACTAGCAATGATTTCAGCGGGGATATGATAGACTGTTTTGACGGCATGGCTCAGAAGCTGGGCATCCATTGGAAGCTCAGGGATATCCTGCCTAAAGTATGCAGCGCCGGGGAATCCGCAGGTCATCTGACCGAAGAAGGCGCCCGGCTGCTGGATCCTTCCGGCCGTCTGGAATCCGAAATCCCCTGCTGCCCGCCGGAAGGGGATGCCGGAACCGGTATGGTAGCAACAAACGCCGTTGCACAGCGCACCGGCAATGTCTCAGCAGGCACCTCAATTTTTGCCATGATCGTGCTGGAAAAGCCGCTTGCCAAAGTGTATGAAGAAATTGATATGGTCACAACACCCACCGGCAAGCCGGTGGGCATGGTGCATTGCAACAATTGCACCTCGGATTTCGATGCATGGGTTCGCTTATTTGGTCAGGTCTTGACCGCCATGGGATTCAGCTTTCAAAAGTCTGCACTTTATGATGCCATTTACGCCGAAGCACTCAAAGGAGAACCAGACGGAGGCGGTCTTTTGAGCTACAACTATTATTCCGGTGAACCCATTACCGGCTTTGAGGAAGGCCGCCCTCTCCTTGTTCGCACTCCCAACAGTGCCTTTAGCCTAGCCAATCTTGCCAAAACGCTTCTCTATTCCACCATGGCCACCCTGCGCATCGGAATGAATATTCTCACTGTCGAGGAGGCTGTGGCCGTGGATGTTTTACAGGGGCATGGCGGTCTGTTTAAAACACCGGCAGTTGGGCAAAGCCTGATGGCAGGCGCATTAAATATTCCTATTTCAGTGATGGAAACCGCCGGTGAAGGAGGAGCGTGGGGCATTGCTCTGCTGGCCGACTATATGCGGCGAAAACAAAAGGAAGAAACGTTGGAGGAATATTTGTCTGCACACGTATTCTCCCAAGCCGCCTGCGTAACGGCTGCCCCTAAAAAGAGTGATATTGACGGATTTGCAGACTATTTGACCCGGTATAAAGATGGCCTTGCCATTGAACGGGCCGCCGTGACCCACCTGAAATAA
- the araA gene encoding L-arabinose isomerase: MYVKSREFWFVAGSQFLYGPETLAAVEKDTQAMVEYMNTGEKLPWPVVYKDTVKTAEGIEKLIKEANFDDTCAGIITFCHTFSPSRMWINGLVLLQKPWLHFHTQFNEEIPNDAIDMDYMNLHQSAHGDREHGFIGARLRMPRRIVVGHWKDDGALAKIAKWMRAAVGAAVSRNLKVMRFGDNMREVAVTEGDKVEAQIKLGWQVNTWPVGQLAEAMQAITDAEVDFKMAEYKERYDFATDDFRTVRYQAREELAMRQMLDAEGCLAFSNTFQDLYGMEQLPGLASQNMMADGYGYGGEGDWKVSAMTAIMKAMGQGMGGGSAFMEDYTYDLKSGLSLGAHMLEVCPSLAAGRPKIEIHALGIGDRQPPARLVFEGKAGPAIVVSLVDMGGRFRLIVQDIECVKPTQTMPNLPVARIMWKPMPDLATGAECWILAGGAHHTVLSYDCDAEMMRDWARMIGIEFAYINKDTDPVKFEQELLLADMAWKLKG; this comes from the coding sequence ATGTATGTAAAAAGCCGCGAATTTTGGTTTGTTGCCGGCAGCCAGTTCCTGTATGGACCTGAAACCCTGGCTGCGGTTGAAAAAGATACACAAGCCATGGTTGAGTATATGAACACCGGTGAAAAGCTGCCTTGGCCCGTGGTATACAAGGACACCGTTAAAACGGCCGAGGGTATTGAAAAACTGATTAAAGAGGCCAACTTTGATGATACCTGCGCAGGTATCATCACCTTCTGCCACACCTTCTCCCCTTCCAGGATGTGGATAAACGGTCTTGTCTTATTGCAGAAGCCGTGGCTGCACTTTCATACCCAATTTAATGAGGAAATCCCAAACGATGCCATCGACATGGATTACATGAACCTGCACCAGAGCGCCCACGGTGACCGGGAGCACGGATTTATCGGCGCCCGACTGCGTATGCCCCGCCGCATTGTTGTGGGCCATTGGAAGGACGATGGAGCGCTTGCTAAAATTGCCAAATGGATGCGGGCAGCTGTTGGCGCAGCGGTAAGCAGGAATTTGAAGGTGATGCGTTTTGGTGATAACATGCGTGAGGTGGCTGTCACCGAGGGCGACAAGGTAGAAGCCCAGATCAAGCTGGGCTGGCAGGTGAACACGTGGCCAGTGGGGCAGCTGGCAGAAGCAATGCAGGCCATTACCGATGCCGAGGTGGATTTTAAGATGGCGGAGTACAAAGAGCGGTACGACTTTGCCACCGATGATTTCAGAACGGTACGCTATCAGGCTAGAGAAGAGCTTGCTATGCGCCAGATGCTGGATGCAGAGGGCTGCTTGGCATTTTCCAACACCTTCCAAGATCTGTATGGTATGGAGCAGCTGCCGGGCCTTGCCAGCCAGAACATGATGGCGGATGGGTATGGCTACGGTGGCGAAGGCGACTGGAAGGTCAGCGCCATGACGGCCATTATGAAGGCTATGGGGCAAGGAATGGGCGGCGGCAGTGCTTTTATGGAAGACTATACCTACGATCTAAAGAGCGGTCTTTCTCTTGGCGCACACATGCTGGAGGTATGCCCTTCTCTGGCAGCAGGACGGCCTAAAATTGAAATACATGCTTTGGGAATTGGTGACCGGCAGCCTCCGGCACGCCTTGTATTTGAAGGCAAGGCCGGCCCGGCTATTGTGGTCAGCCTAGTGGATATGGGTGGCCGGTTCAGGCTGATTGTGCAGGATATCGAATGTGTAAAGCCCACCCAGACCATGCCCAATCTTCCGGTGGCCCGCATTATGTGGAAGCCTATGCCCGACCTTGCCACCGGAGCCGAATGCTGGATACTGGCTGGCGGTGCCCATCACACTGTGCTGAGCTACGACTGCGACGCCGAAATGATGCGCGATTGGGCCAGAATGATAGGCATTGAGTTTGCTTACATCAACAAAGACACCGACCCTGTAAAATTTGAGCAGGAGCTTCTGCTGGCAGATATGGCATGGAAGCTGAAGGGATGA
- the araD gene encoding L-ribulose-5-phosphate 4-epimerase, with protein MLEQLKEEVLHANLELPEYGLVTFTWGNVSSIDRESGLVVIKPSGVEYSAMTAKDMVVVALDTGDVVEGNWKPSSDTPTHLELYRQFSGCGGIVHTHSRWATTYAQAHRGIPPLGTTHGDYFYGEIPCTRLMNPEEIAGDYERETGKVIVETFCDKDPLHIPAVLVASHGPFAWGKNASEAVHNAAVLEELAYMAWHTQAMRPDIREMQSELLDKHYLRKHGQNAYYGQG; from the coding sequence ATGTTGGAACAATTGAAAGAAGAAGTGCTGCACGCTAATCTGGAGCTGCCAGAGTATGGCCTTGTCACCTTTACCTGGGGAAATGTAAGCAGTATAGACAGGGAAAGCGGTCTTGTGGTCATTAAGCCCAGCGGGGTAGAATACAGTGCCATGACTGCCAAGGATATGGTTGTGGTGGCGCTGGATACCGGAGATGTGGTGGAGGGCAACTGGAAGCCCTCATCCGATACACCCACCCACCTGGAGCTGTACCGACAGTTTTCCGGATGTGGAGGCATCGTGCACACCCACAGCCGTTGGGCAACCACCTATGCGCAGGCCCACCGGGGTATCCCTCCCCTTGGCACCACACACGGAGACTATTTCTACGGTGAGATTCCCTGCACCCGGCTGATGAACCCAGAAGAAATCGCCGGGGATTACGAGCGGGAAACCGGCAAGGTAATTGTGGAAACGTTCTGTGACAAAGACCCCTTGCACATACCCGCCGTACTGGTTGCCAGCCACGGCCCTTTCGCTTGGGGTAAAAATGCCTCTGAGGCTGTGCATAATGCTGCGGTGTTGGAGGAACTGGCCTATATGGCTTGGCACACCCAAGCAATGCGTCCGGATATCCGGGAGATGCAATCGGAGCTATTGGATAAACACTATCTGAGAAAGCATGGCCAAAACGCCTACTATGGGCAAGGGTAA
- a CDS encoding ABC transporter substrate-binding protein translates to MKRLLLTIGYSLLALGLMACGYSSGITQVDDHLYDDMIVVGFTQVGAESDWRAANTRSMQEAFAEADGYKLIFDDAQQKQERQITAIRNFIQQELDYIVLAPTTETGWDTVLQEAKAAGIPVIIVDRMIEVEDESLFTCWIGSDFRKEGDAAAAWMEQRFGNMPINIVHLQGNLGSTAQIGRTGGLDAGIEANENWNLLARESGEFTQAKGQEVMESFLNRYADINVVYSENDNMAYGVIDALKTVGLRPGKDVTVISFDANHAALEMTLEGFISLNVECNPLHGPRVRDIIEQLEAGETPQKFTYVEETVFDSRTITREIINSREY, encoded by the coding sequence GTGAAAAGGTTACTGTTGACGATAGGGTATTCCTTGTTGGCCTTAGGCCTTATGGCCTGTGGGTATTCCAGTGGCATAACCCAAGTGGATGATCACCTTTATGATGACATGATTGTTGTGGGGTTTACGCAGGTTGGGGCAGAGAGCGATTGGCGTGCGGCAAACACCAGAAGTATGCAGGAGGCCTTTGCTGAAGCAGATGGATATAAGCTGATCTTTGATGATGCGCAGCAAAAGCAGGAACGGCAGATTACAGCTATCCGCAATTTCATTCAGCAGGAGTTGGATTATATTGTGCTGGCACCCACTACGGAGACAGGTTGGGATACTGTGCTTCAGGAGGCTAAGGCGGCAGGTATTCCTGTTATCATTGTGGATCGCATGATTGAGGTGGAGGATGAGAGCCTGTTCACCTGCTGGATTGGCTCCGACTTTCGCAAGGAAGGAGACGCCGCCGCCGCTTGGATGGAACAGCGGTTTGGCAATATGCCGATTAACATTGTTCATTTGCAGGGCAATCTCGGTTCTACTGCGCAAATTGGCCGCACTGGGGGCCTGGATGCCGGCATTGAGGCCAATGAGAACTGGAATCTTCTTGCAAGAGAAAGCGGTGAGTTTACGCAGGCGAAAGGTCAGGAGGTAATGGAGAGCTTTCTCAACCGGTATGCTGATATCAATGTAGTGTACAGTGAAAATGATAACATGGCGTATGGTGTAATTGATGCCTTGAAGACCGTGGGGCTCAGGCCCGGCAAGGATGTAACTGTTATTTCTTTTGATGCCAACCACGCCGCCCTGGAGATGACGCTGGAGGGGTTCATTAGCCTCAACGTGGAATGCAATCCGCTGCACGGCCCCCGGGTGCGGGATATAATTGAACAGCTGGAGGCCGGTGAAACTCCACAGAAATTTACCTATGTGGAGGAAACGGTCTTTGATTCCCGAACCATTACCAGAGAGATCATTAATAGCCGTGAATACTGA
- a CDS encoding sensor histidine kinase, which yields MIDVSVQKPIPRISITQQMNKLLFIIEVPLLVMIAILIFMLVSINRQYTNALQNANTAAEFNVEFKDTMDLEMWNHVITPRSDQSVETLPMKELDDAVEVLHRLEETTKLRDNRWRIRSMLNMCENLRGYMLEIAKTQRYDDRMELLDTNIRGETGLTVLIETYMHDYIDDEVRELAQLQSEIDGRVMGVIVITVIGALLLIFIILFYSVRFTRRITEPIGLLAQKAQRLGEGIFEVDPIETRSTEIHTLDTGFNEMVNRINVLMEKQREDQKYLHRTELELLQAQINPHFLYNTLDSIAILAENHRYAEVVKMVTSLSVFFRHSLNKGKDIITLRAERDQVSSYLEIQQIRYSDILNYKIYIPEDFLDCMVPKLVLQPIVENAIYHGTKNKRGIGLITISGESCGEDIMLRISDDGAGMDKEQLRALQAGVYEDRHTGLGLVNVHKRIKLYCGEEYGLSFKSELGKGTTVSILLPKNIQTTL from the coding sequence ATGATAGATGTCAGTGTTCAAAAGCCGATACCACGCATCAGCATTACGCAGCAGATGAACAAGCTGTTGTTCATCATTGAGGTGCCGCTGCTGGTGATGATTGCAATACTGATATTCATGCTGGTTTCCATCAACCGGCAATACACCAACGCCTTGCAAAATGCCAACACCGCAGCGGAATTCAATGTTGAATTCAAAGATACGATGGATCTGGAAATGTGGAACCATGTTATTACACCCAGAAGCGACCAGTCAGTGGAGACACTGCCCATGAAAGAACTGGATGACGCTGTAGAGGTGTTGCACCGCCTGGAGGAAACCACCAAACTGCGTGATAACCGCTGGCGCATCCGCAGCATGCTGAATATGTGCGAAAACCTGCGGGGATACATGCTGGAAATAGCCAAAACCCAGCGATATGACGACCGAATGGAGCTTTTAGACACCAATATCCGCGGTGAAACAGGCCTCACTGTCCTCATAGAAACCTATATGCATGATTACATTGATGATGAGGTGCGTGAACTGGCCCAGCTGCAAAGTGAGATCGATGGCAGAGTCATGGGGGTTATCGTTATCACTGTTATAGGGGCATTGCTGCTCATCTTTATCATTTTGTTTTATTCAGTTCGCTTTACCCGCCGCATTACTGAGCCCATTGGCTTACTGGCTCAAAAGGCCCAAAGATTGGGGGAAGGCATTTTTGAGGTTGACCCCATCGAGACAAGAAGCACCGAGATACATACGTTGGATACAGGCTTCAATGAGATGGTGAACCGCATCAATGTTCTGATGGAAAAGCAGCGTGAGGATCAAAAATATCTGCATCGCACGGAATTGGAACTGCTGCAGGCACAAATTAATCCCCACTTTCTGTATAATACGCTGGATTCCATTGCTATTTTGGCTGAAAACCACCGGTATGCAGAGGTAGTCAAGATGGTGACCAGTTTATCCGTGTTTTTCCGCCATTCGCTCAATAAAGGGAAAGACATCATCACACTTCGAGCCGAGCGGGATCAGGTGTCCAGTTATTTGGAGATACAGCAGATTCGTTACAGTGATATTCTAAACTACAAAATCTATATTCCTGAGGATTTTCTGGACTGTATGGTGCCCAAGCTGGTGTTGCAGCCGATCGTAGAAAATGCAATTTACCACGGTACCAAAAACAAACGTGGAATTGGCCTTATTACCATATCAGGAGAAAGCTGCGGCGAAGACATTATGCTGCGGATAAGCGATGACGGTGCCGGCATGGATAAGGAGCAGCTGCGCGCGCTTCAGGCGGGGGTGTATGAAGATCGCCATACCGGCTTGGGGCTTGTGAATGTACACAAACGCATCAAGCTTTATTGTGGCGAAGAATACGGCCTTTCTTTCAAAAGTGAGTTGGGAAAAGGCACAACGGTGTCCATACTTTTGCCCAAGAACATTCAGACCACCCTGTGA